In Nicotiana tabacum cultivar K326 chromosome 17, ASM71507v2, whole genome shotgun sequence, one DNA window encodes the following:
- the LOC142171823 gene encoding uncharacterized protein LOC142171823, translating to MPFQGHDEGETFTKRGNFVELLQWYADRDDEVKKVVLQSSPQNNMMIAPNIQKEIVNACAKEIIKAIVEDLNGDYFGILVDESKDVSHKEQMALVLRYVNKEGKLIERFLSIVHVKKTTSSSLHKAIYDLLLEHSLCPSQIRGQGYDGASNIKGEINGLKTLILKDNPLAYCIHCFAHQLQLTLVAIAKIYCDVDQFFDIVANVLNIVGSSFKRRDMLREDHAKKLEELQVLGKVHTGSGLNHELGLQRPGDTRWGSHFKTVRNFIALFSSIINVLEFLASEGANYLERSVAKSLVNDIRSFEFVHMMHLMLKLLAITNDLNIALQKKDENIVNAMKLVGFVKRKLQVMRESKWESLIDDASSFCSKHDIVIPEMDKNYRLGKSKRRSSNVTYSHHLRVEIFNTVIHLQLSELNSRFDAVNSNIVLGMASLSPNNSFANYDKDKIMKLATLYPHEFSGSNLEDRNLTTIFSL from the coding sequence ATGCCTTTCCAAGGCCACGATGAAGGTGAAACTTTTACTAAAAGAGGAAACTTTGTAGAACTCTTACAATGGTATGCAGATAGGGATGATGAAGTGAAAAAAGTTGTGCTACAAAGTTCTCCACAAAATAACATGATGATTGCTCCAAATATTCAAAAAGAGATTGTGAATGCTTGTgcgaaagaaataattaaagcaaTAGTTGAAGATTTAAATGGAGAttattttggaattttggttgaTGAATCTAAGGACGTCTCTCATAAGGAGCAAATGGCTCTTGTTTTGCGGTATGTCAACAAAGAGGGAAAACTTATTGAGCGATTCCTTAGTATTGTTCATGTTAAAAAAACAACTTCATCGTCATTACATAAAGCAATCTATGATTTGCTTTTAGAGCACTCATTGTGTCCATCTCAAATACGGGGACAAGGTTATGATGGAGCTAGTAACATCAAAGGAGAAattaatggtcttaaaactttAATTCTGAAAGATAATCCTTTGGCATATTGTATACATTGCTTTGCCCATCAATTGCAATTGACTCTTGTAGccattgcaaaaatatattgtgATGTAGATCAATTTTTTGATATTGTTGCTAATGTCTTGAATATTGTTGGAAGTTCTTTTAAGCGCAGGGATATGCTACGagaggatcatgccaaaaaactAGAGGAGCTACAAGTGCTTGGTAAAGTTCATACAGGAAGTGGACTAAATCACGAACTTGGACTCCAAAGGCCAGGTGATACCCGATGGGGTTCTCATTTTAAGACAGTGCGTAACTTTATTGCATTATTCTCGTCAATCATTAATGTACTTGAGTTTCTTGCAAGTGAGGGTGCAAATTATCTTGAGAGATCAGTGGCAAAAAGTCTAGTGAATGACATAAGATCTTTTGAGTTTGTGCATATGATGCATTTGATGTTAAAATTATTAGCAATCACAAATGATTTGAATATAGCTTTGCAAAAAAAAGATGAGAATATTGTAAATGCTATGAAACTTGTTGGTTTCGTCAAGAGGAAATTGCAAGTGATGAGAGAATCTAAATGGGAATCTTTGATAGATGATGCCTCTTCATTTTGTTCCAAGCATGATATTGTGATCCCTGAAATGGATAAGAACTATCGTCTTGGAAAGTCAAAGCGTAGGAGTTCAAATGTTACATATTCTCATCATTTGCGTGTCGAAATTTTTAATACTGTTATTCATTTGCAACTTTCGGAGCTTAACAGTCGTTTTGATGCGGTGAATAGTAATATAGTTCTTGGTATGGCTAGTTTGAGTCCGAATAATTCTTTTGCAAATTATGATAAAGACAAAATTATGAAACTTGCTACACTTTATCCTCATGAGTTTAGTGGTTCAAACCTTGAAGATCGTAACTTGACAACTATATTCTCTTTGTGA